In Drosophila bipectinata strain 14024-0381.07 chromosome 2R, DbipHiC1v2, whole genome shotgun sequence, one genomic interval encodes:
- the LOC108123329 gene encoding CD63 antigen-like, translating into MNCLSAMFKYLLYFLNLIFVAGGILLIVVGSIMLSTMGNFTAFDGAVNTQTIPITILVLGCVTFVVAFFGCCGTIRENACCTTIYAICMLILFGLQLALSIWIFAANDKFLASMGKVVDKAWDENNAAQGYPMDALQLAFKCCGNSGYEQYGSAVPASCCGYKDRTRVCEAEIYTQRIGCQEEFVDFWASNTDIIRWSSLIIALFELGIFIMSCCLASAMRKR; encoded by the exons ATGAATTGTCTATCCGCGATGTTCAAGTACTTGCTGTACTTCCTCAATCTAATCTTTGTGGCCGGAGGAATTCTGCTCATAGTGGTTGGCTCTATCATGCTGTCCACCATGGGCAACTTCACCGCCTTTGATGGAGCTGTCAACACGCAGACGATCCCGATCACCATCCTCGTTCTGGGCTGCGTCACCTTCGTGGTGGCCTTCTTCGGATGCTGTGGAACCATTAGGGAGAATGCCTGTTGCACTACCATT TACGCCATCTGTATGCTGATCCTCTTTGGTCTGCAACTGGCGTTGTCGATCTGGATCTTTGCGGCAAACGACAAGTTCCTGGCCAGCATGGGCAAGGTGGTCGACAAGGCCTGGGACGAGAATAATGCCGCCCAGGGCTACCCCATGGATGCCCTCCAACTGGCT TTCAAGTGCTGCGGTAACTCCGGATACGAACAATATGGTAGCGCTGTCCCTGCCTCCTGCTGCGGATACAAGGACCGGACCAGGGTGTGCGAGGCCGAAATTTACACTCAAAGGATCGGATGCCAGGAGGAGTTCGTCGACTTCTGGGCCTCCAACACTGACATCATTCGGTGGAGCAGTCTGATTATTGCCCTCTTCGAGTTGGGCATATTCATCATGTCCTGCTGCCTCGCCAGCGCGATGCGGAAGCGCTAA